One Acropora palmata chromosome 2, jaAcrPala1.3, whole genome shotgun sequence genomic window carries:
- the LOC141874018 gene encoding spondin-2-like — protein MVEERPQDHGLSTRVVSSVSKHCHHTLPRDSQSVEAMKLLAILTFYITVYESLCVAGTKCRGVKCTILAETQQNNMDNGKATDLDQSDKYSCCACGGATYHITFIGKWTRATYPRHFPGIMARWSSLIGASHSKDYILWKYGGMASPGVTRVSEWGSVDKLVQEMKHQGDDLFSIIKTQPLYKSDGQVSASFKADTQRNLVSALSKMYPSPDWNVGVDRVNLCDGNCTWKKQITMDLFPWDAGTDDGITFISANRKSKPQQPIRNITRYTHQHSQGSFPNTEESDNIRPFGQVKLRLMHTSGSCQKRKQPHFLRGERTPCQVSRWSSWTRCSVTCGQGQQTRGRAVIQPPTNGGIPCGNLSEHKPCIGSNCTVPSVKENCKVSAWSGWSECRGTCSRGGRFRTRRILQKAGPGGKPCPDFNSLIKWRRCRLPKCPADKSNDCIVTGWSPWTSCSKKCNRGKKFRVRKIIKSEKKDGVSCPTKLKDRTRCRMQPCPTS, from the exons ATGGTAGAAGAGCGACCGCAGGACCACGGACTCTCCACTCGCGTCGTTAGCTCTGTATCAAAACATTGCCATCACACCCTCCCTCGGGATTCGCAGTCTGTTGAAGCTATGAAGCTGTTGGCCATCTTAACGTTTTATATCACCGTCTACGAGAGTCTTTGCGTCGCTGGTACAAAGTGTAGAGGTGTAAAATGTACCATACTGGCAGAAACGCAGCAAAATAATATGG ATAATGGAAAGGCAACAGACCTTGATCAAAGTGATAAATATTCTTGCTGTGCGTGTGGAGGAGCGACATATCACATCACCTTTATAG GTAAATGGACAAGAGCTACCTACCCAAGACATTTCCCTGGGATAATGGCACGCTGGTCTTCGCTGATTGGCGCCTCACACAGTAAGGATTACATCTTATGGAAATATGGAGGAATGGCTTCGCCTGGTGTCACCAGGGTCAGCGAGTGGGGATCTGTTGATAAACTGGTACAAGAGATGAAACATCAGGGAGATGATCTTTTCAG CATAATCAAGACTCAACCGCTGTACAAGAGCGATGGTCAAGTTTCCGCTTCATTTAAAGCGGACACCCAGCGTAACCTTGTTTCAGCGCTTTCCAAAATGTACCCAAGCCCAGACTGGAACGTGGGCGTGGACAGAGTGAATCTATGTGACGGGAATTGTACatggaaaaaacaaatcacCATGGACCTTTTTCCTTGGGATGCTG GAACCGATGATGGTATTACCTTCATATCAGCCAATAGGAAATCAAAGCCTcagcaaccaatcagaaacatCACCAGATACACTCATCAACATTCACAAGGATCATTTCCCAACACGGAAGAGAGTGACAATATACGGCCTTTTGGTCAGGTTAAGTTGCGACTGATGCACACTTCCGGCTCTTGCCAAAAGCGAAAACAACCGCACTTTCTACGAG GGGAAAGAACCCCTTGTCAAGTGTCTCGTTGGTCTTCATGGACACGATGTTCTGTCACGTGTGGCCAAGGTCAACAAACCAGAGGCCGAGCTGTAATCCAGCCACCTACGAATGGTGGGATACCATGCGGTAATTTGTCCGAGCACAAGCCTTGTATAGGGAGTAATTGCACTG TGCCGTCAGTCAAAGAGAACTGCAAGGTTTCTGCGTGGTCCGGTTGGAGCGAGTGTCGTGGTACGTGCAGTCGTGGCGGCCGATTTCGAACGCGCAGAATTCTACAAAAAGCGGGGCCTGGAGGAAAACCATGTCCAGACTTCAACTCCCTCATCAAATGGAGAAGATGCAGACTTCCAAAATGCCCAGCAGATAAAAGCAATG ATTGCATCGTAACAGGTTGGTCTCCTTGGACATCATGTTCTAAAAAATGTAAcagaggaaaaaagtttcGGGTACGAAAGATtataaaaagtgaaaagaaagatgGAGTTAGCTGCCCGACAAAGCTAAAAGACAGAACAAGATGCAGGATGCAACCCTGCCCAACGTCCTG A